ACTCAAGAAACATAGCCCCTTACAAGCATGAAAATGAGATGGATTTTACTAATCCCACGTAATTTCATTTCCTTATTTACAGAGCATGGAGATCTATTATGGAACCTTCATGTTTAAGAGCTTTGAAAAAGTTATCCGTTTAATGGGAATATAGTGCTATACTCCATTCATCATAAATCATTATGATAGGATAATTTCAAATaagtaatataaaatttggTACTACAGTAGAAGTAGTGAAAATAAAACTACTTaaagaaggtaaaaaaaaaataagagaaaggCGGGGATATGAGAGATGGATGTACCTTGTTCAAATAATTCATTTGGGTGAGCACACAAGCAATTACCACTACAGTGAATACCCaagtttgaggataaattaGTTGATTCATTCCCGACAATGTCAACTTCAACGCAATTCCAATTGCTTTGACACTCATGACCTGTCAAAGGGCACCCTTATGATAAAAACACTTAGAAGATATGACCTGGTAAAAGCATACACTTTCAACAAGTTTACAACCAAATACAGATACATACCGATAAAGAACCTACAAGAGAACAAACTCCAATGTAAACCATTATGTGTGTCTGACCATATTGTGGGATAAAGTAGAATATAAGTATCAATGCAGCTGTTATAACCAAAGCTGCATACATGAGAAAAGCTGCAAAAGAAACAACAGAAAAAGTACATCTTTTTAACTTAACCAAATGAGTGTCAAAAAAACATATGAACATAAAAACCCAAGAATGAAATAATCCATAAACACAAATAATTCCCTGAAACATTACATTACCTGGGTCCATAGCAAGTTCCCAGACTTCCGTTACAGAATGAATTTCACGTTCTTGAGGAGCATGTAGAACAATTGTTGTAGAACCCACAACACACAGAACACAACCAAGAATTCCAAAAATATGTAACCTCTCCCGTAATATAATGTGCGCAAGTGCAGCACTGCAAAACAATATGACAGTCAGCACTCAGGCCTCAACAATTGATAACTATATGATTAAGATATAtcctctcaaaaaataaaatccgaAAATTCAAACGAGCTAtgaaatccaaattttttatcatGCCTGATAATAATGCTGAGAGCCCCAAGAGGAGTGACCAGTAAAGCTGGCGCAAATGCATAAGCTGCAAAATTAGCAATTTCCCCAACAATCACTGTTGAAATAGCAATTGTCCATCAGTGTTCACATATTTTACTAAAATCATAAACTATAAGTGACTTAAACAACAGAAAAAATGACTTAAAAATGCTTTCTTTTGTGAGTAGCTTCTAGAATTTAACATGTAGATGTCAAATGAAGAAAACTTCcataatcattttatttataaaatggtTATATAGGGTTTGAAATTTATAACGGTTTGGTTACTCCATCTAAAGTTATGACAAGCCTTAGTATCAACAAGacctagagagagaaaaattaaaatagaactCTGTGTGCCACTTTAGTTGATGGCAGAGGTCAAAATGTCTATGCATTGGTTATATAAtagaatcttcaaaaaaaaaatcattatctgtttttttttttttttggataggtaaagGCATTTTCATTATTCTGTAAGGATTTTCTGTAGAAGTTGTTGGTACATACTAAGCACAAGGAGTTTACTTCTTTTCACCACATTATTCTATATTCATTGGAGGATTTTTGTCTTTACCCTCATTTAGTCCCCATCGATCCAGCAGCCAAAATGGATAAATGAACTTAGATGGGGTCTGTTGTGGATGATAATTGTATCAATTTTTGAATCAGTACTTATAAAAGGTACATACTGTTCTGTTTGTGAGAATAGGTAGAATAGAACAAATTGACTGATTGCACAATGCATTGCTTCTATAATGAGTAGCAATCTATTTTCTGCTTGTTTCCATCTTAAATAGTGGTTCATCAAAGGGAAAGTCTAACGGCAAATATAGTCattgattaaaaagaaatgaaattattaaaaactCACTCGTTATCATGCCCACCCACCAAAGTGGCTCATATAAGTAAGAATAGCCTCCAACACCTGTACAAAACATCAATGAACTTAATTTCAGGAAACTATGTTACAAATGACATTAACATATTAAATACATCCAAAGTAAACAAGAGAAAGCAAGCGCCAAATAGTGCAACATGCATCCCCACCAGCAACAGTTAACATTATAGACAATGAACTTAATTTCAGGAAAATATGTTACAAATGACATTAACATATTAAATATATCTAAAGTAAACAAGAATAAGCAAGCGCCAAATAGTGCAACATGCATCCCCACCAGCAACAGTTAACATTACAAACATGCAAGTACAACGCAACTGCTCCAAAATGATAACATAAATAAGTAGTGCAAAGACACCATTAATTCATGTACAGTACATAGTACATACAGGCATTCAGTACATTCATTCATTCAGTCCGAGCACACGTTAAAAGAATAGAACCGTCTTTCCCAAACTTGTCCCTCAGCTTGACAAGACTCCCAAATCCTCAACAATGTTATAAAACAGCACTATTAAATTTGGATACTGTCAGTCCAACATTGCTATACCGAGGATCTGTTTAAACTCTAAACTCAAATTTGCCATTGAATTTTCCAATACATGATTGGatatcacccccccccccccaccccaaatcagaaaaatgaaaagaaaagaggcaAATGCCCCATAAATTCTTCTTTAACTACATCACTAGGTCAAGTAATTTCCCATAACCATCCAACTCCGCATAATCAATTTTACTATCCATAGAAAACTCCTAACTCAAATTCTCCACTAGATAGATTTTCAATGTGGCAATAGTTCAACCTGTTTCTGATATTCAAATCAATCAAAACCTGCATCTCTCTTCCAAccaaaaatatcaacaaaatcaaatccACATGCAGCAATCATGAAGAATTGAATAATATGAAGAACTTTAATTACATTGACAGTTTAACTCATTTTCACACAATTCACACTAGGATTAGAAAGCAAAATACCTCAACTTTCACTCTTCaatcactcactcactcactcactcactaaTCACACTAATGCTTTGAAATTCATCAAACACTTTTGGCAATTCCAAGCAAAACCTAAAtatcaacaaaatcaaatccACCCGCAGCAATCGTGAAGAATTGAATAATATGAAGAACTTTAATCCCATTGACTCTTTAACTCATTTTCACACAATTCACACTAAGATTTGAAAGCAAAATAACTCAACTTTCACTCTCCGATCACTCACTAATCACACTATTGCTTTGAAATTCATCAAAAGCTCTTTTGCAAATTCCAAGCAAAACCTAAAtatcaacaaaatcaaatccACACGAAGCGATAGCTACTTATGCTTTCCAACTAATCACATTGACGATTCAACTCATTTTCAAACTAAGATTTGAAAAAATCGAAATCCCTCAACTTTGACTTTCCCgatcactcactcactcactcactaaTCACAATCAATGCTTTCACtttcacaccaaaaaaaaaaatcaaacgaAACCTCAACGAAAACGACACAAACCTGCTCTGACTCCAGAAGCACCAGCCTTCTTCAATCCCTTCTTCTTCACGATGAAGCTCGCGCCGATGAAGAAGCTGGACGAGAGAGCAAGAACCAGACCTTTGATGTTGTCACTCGACATTTCCTCACGCCAGCTCGTCGATGACATCGCCGCCGGACTCCGCACGGCCATCGCCGACGCCACAGCAGCTCAAAACCAGACCCGAATCCGAATCcgaatccaaatccaaatccaaatccaaattcaaaaccCTAGCCTCCACCGGTGACTCTATCATACCCTCACCGGAAGGCGCATCGAAAACGATCTCCAAATCCTCTTCTTCTCGATTGAAAATGACTCGGAGTGAATCAGAAAGAACGAGTTGGATTTGGATCTcagagttcttttttttttctttttttctttttttgagtcttaaatttttaggttttggattttgaattAGATCGATAAATTAGAGAAAAGCATTTGATGTTTGTAACGCTTTGTAAATTGTCGGCGCTTGAGGAAGGTACAGCTGAGtgagttttttgtttctattattcatttatatatgtatatatattcttgCTTAACTTTCTCAGATcggaaacaaagagagagacaaGAAGATAGAGAGAGGAAGAGTGTGTTGTGGggttatagtttttttttttttttttgcttttttgtttttgtttttttatttatttattaggatGAGATTAGTTATaccaaaatccaaaataggGACTCAACTCCGACTATGAGTGATCcacttcatcttcttctttcttttatcttttatcttttttcttctatctaaatgtatttttcttttttttttttttaaaaatgtatttttctattttaactactatttctttccttttcaatacAACAACctcattataaattttgtattcttttaccaaaataaagtatatatgatatatctatttaatttttgtgtgtaCTATGTTGATTGATATGTTGTggctaacaaaaaaaattttaaaaaaagtttgttttaaCTTAATATATATTGGAGTGGAATAAGGGATTCTTGGATAGAATTATTATATTCTATAATGGGAGAAAATGAGTCATCATTTTATATTCTTGGTCCATTAAGATTAGACATatcattcaaagaaaaaaaattagacattaaaattttgataataaaaaaattagacatcaaaatatttttattaaattcagaTTGGTCATGAATTAAATTAGATAAACTTTGATTAAGTTATATATTACAATCATTGAATTTTTCTATACTTGATTAAATAATGCCTATTAAACTATTTGTAGACCCGAACTTTtcaaaagtatatataattaaaaatgaaatcatAGACAAAACTTTCAATACTTAATGTTTCCTTTTGATCTGTATACCactgaaaaatatattttttaagtgaatttttttATCATGTAAAGATAGTTTCATCCGATGAcaattgctcaaaaaaaaaggtttcaacCTATCGATAAGaaattttactagttttttAAAAGAGACTTTACTATTTAAGCTAAATAAAAtccattattttaaatgatataaGTTTGTTTATTTTCGATGAAATCCAAGccaattatttacattttttgctaaaagaatTGTTAAATGATATAAGTTTGTTTATTTTCGATAAAACCTAAGCcatttacttttatgttttgttaaagagcaagacttaggtacagtacctaAGTGTTATTCCTTAGGTTCCCCTTTTAACATTCtgtcatgtggattttttctcataggatggaaatgtattttttaattaagtagccaCATAACTAAATCTTAAAAAGAGAACCTAAGGAACAGCATTTAAggtactatacctaagttttggCATGGCttaaaaagtcaacttttttttttattattcagcttatttttgttaccaTCCATAGGCTCTACTGCacttttttgatactattcatgagtcccaccgtactattttaactaccttttagttttatctatagtatttttaacaaaaaagtttttggtttcagttaaataagttgttcccaaacgaACACATATTATTGAAAACATATCAAAATCATACTTATCGTTTTGATCCGTTTCCAATACTATATATTGTAAAAACAattcttttaacaaaacatataaGTAAATGGCTTAggtttcataaaaaataaacaaacttatATCATTTAACAATTCTTTTAGCGAAACAAACAAACTCATATCATTTAACAATGCTTTTAGCAAAACGAATACTTGATTGTTATaaacagaaaaaacaaaaacaaaacaaaacaaaacaaaaacaaaacaaaacaaaaaaacgaaTACTTGATTCAAGATTCAGTAGTATCCattaatgtttttttctttcttttttctcttacaATTTGTATAacttataaataaacaattaatgttatcgcAAGTTACATCATTCTTTAATTCAAAGGACCAAATcgttgcaaaaattaaaaattagttcAATTCAAAGTGTTTTCaccttatttatataaaatgagTGTAAAGTTATGCTTGAGATATGGTTAGTGTAAATCTTATTAATGTTgtaccattttatttttatagaatcaATGCTATagcatttattaatttattatattaaatgatTATTTTGACAAACTCTTCTTTGGATTTTATGGTCTTCTCATGCATATTGTCTGTATttgcaaaatattatttttttaaaaatggagaATGATAACTTGTTCATTTATAAAAATGGgttttactaatgtatgcctttagagtatatattaataaaaccaTTTTATGAAgctttttatagaaaaatgaaaaagtaactaACTTTCTTggcaattttttcaattttctataaaaagttttataaaatagattattaatgtATACCTTGAGGCcaagggcatacattaaccaGACCcgaaataaaatattcataatttaGGATTGTGGTTTGATCATGATTGGCCTTTTATTACACATAAACTTTAGCATGAAGAGAACATGTCATATaataaaccatttaaaaaaatattaagcatttttttaaccttttgttaaaataattacATTAAATTTAACTTGAAAACATGCGTACACACACAAATGTATGTATATGAGGGTCAGAGGGTGTGAGAGCGAGAGGTATAAAATTCGTGCATGTTGCATGAGATggtgttcttttttcttttttttgaggaagatgaGATGGTATTCTTAAAAGACAAATTTTATGACAAATCTTATATTTTGACCTTTCAACCAATTCATATGGCATATTAATGATATGTAAGAAAGAAAATCATACTATGCTttctgtttttaaaattattttatgtcatGCAAGATTAAATTAATACGTTGGAAGTTTCTGATGCAATACATGAATAATGTTTCATGTGATTAACTTCGAGATATTGATGAAGTGacattatattttaattctaGATGCATAAATTCACAAATTTatgatatttaaaattttaaacacatcCAATCCTTAAGAAATTAGAGCAACAATTAATAACATGAATACACATTTAACATAGCCTAAtgcaacacttttttttttttatagagtttcaacCGGATTTTAGTACAGGCGGAGATTGAACTCCAAATATCTTATTCaagcattaaaaaatttacCAGTTGTGCTAATTAGAACCCACGATTATACTCTCTAAAAATGAGACAATTCTCACCATCTAGCCTCTATACTCACATGGTTTCCTCATGCTTCTGAggtcattttttgttgttgtcattATTGGTCAACGTGACACACAAAATATAGGTGGTTTAGGGCCATTTCAAAGCTATTTGAAGCCTAACGATTATAAATGAgcatttttgtttaaatatcatttagataatatttagttaatgttttatattatacaacaacaacaaagtatcggtttcaaaatttggggttggCTATATATATTTGACAAATTAGATTTGGCCAGTCAcatgaatttattttctcaattttatcgTATTTGTAGCCGTGCTCTCTGTTACTTTCCTATttatatgtcttttttttttccttacgtCTACTAAAGTCATTTTTggtcttcctcttttttttttttttttctcccttaacTTGGATCAACTCACTTTTTCTTACTAATTCATTCCTCACTCTTCTTTAAATAgttaatgttatatatattttattatttaattaaaattcattattatGACTTTTCAATATGACTAATTTACTTAAaggtttataaaaatttaaaatacaaacTTTAAGGGTAATTTGGCTGGATTTCTattaatctataattttttagcCTTAATCTattctatactatatataagaaaattccTCTCTTTGAATTGGACTTTTATATGGTTCAAAAGtaccctcattaatgaagggtaacttcatttagaaaaagagtcataaatgtcaaatgacaaatttcattttaaattaaaaaagagaattcctaaaatttaagatttttttctttcatgttcaaaaaagaaattacaattactacttatttctaaagtttatcttttttatttgtttgaaaaattaaaaaaaattcaaattaaaataaatgcaaattattaacttttacaaaaaaaaaaaaaaacctctgaGCATGTGCAACACGTGTGCtttgtattatttataaattcaagTACTAACCGCTGAATCATACACAAAAAAAGCGGGGAATAGATTCGTGGGCTCGATAACTTGTAATAGAACTGATCCTTGATAGGAATATTAGTTAGTATCGTATAGCGTCAACGAATGGGGTGAGTTCATTAAAAATTCAAAGACGAAAAAATGGCAAAAAAGAAAGCATTCATTCCCCTTCTATATCTTGCATCTATAGTATTTTTGCCCTGGTggatctctctctcatttactAAAAGTCTGGAATCTTGGGTTACTAATTGGTGGGATACTAGGCAATCcgaaatttttttgaatgatattcaagaaaagagtattctaaaaaaattcatagaatTAGAGGAACTCTTATTCTTGGACGAAATGATAAAGGAATACCCGGGAACACATCTAGAAAAGCTTCGTATCGGAATCTACAACGAAACGATCCAATTGATAGTAAGACTagatgactatatatatatatatatatatatatatatatatatatatatatatatatatatatatacatatatatatatatatatatatatatatatatatttatatatatataaaattcacatttaacaaaaaaaaaatcacttaatCCCTCCACATTTACAAATTCTCTCTAGTTGGGACCTAGGCTATGGCctaagtggcctaggcctaaggctgGCCCTAGGTGGTTTTTTTAAGGGATGAGCAAGATCTTGAATGGCACTCTGctctaaatttcaatttatttttctctaatgATACTTTCATTTGTTTGACTTAGAAGTAGTCTAATAAACAAGCCAAGCTTTGTTAAGTAGTCAATGTTCAAGCTTAGCTTGACAACAAAAGTAAAATGCTTAAGCATGAAagatcatttttttcattagtaGAATAAGATATTTTGACTTCTAAAGAGTACTAACTATCACACATCCATGTGCATAACAACTCTTATGACTTTGGATGAATTTACAAAAGGTTAcccaatatttatttatacataataattttttgaaagctCATAAAAAGTAACCAAGGAACGCTATTTCACGAAAAACAAAGGCACCTATCTTATAAtctaattttatcaaatttaataatttatcattttaaatagCTCCCCATTTAAATAAAACATTGTTTAGGAAAATATACTATATAGTATTTTTACCTTACTTAAGTATTGATTCAATTTATTGACTCccatccaaaaccaaatattttaacactagcctcatcacatgtgTTTGCGCGTgcaatgagacttttttttacattaattgATATTGTTTTACACATCTCAAATTAATACCTTTTTACAACTGTTTTCAACAATATTCTTATATGTTTAGTAGAAAATCAGTACTTTTATTcaggaaatataaaaaagaatacaacTTGCAATCTCTGTTGGAACAGTAATGTCAAAGCTCAATCAAGTGATCTTGCTTTCTTTGCTAGATTATAAGCTTCCTTGCCTTTGTACTTGTTGAAATCAGAGCAGCTCCAgaagcaaaaattaaaacaataaatatctTAAACTCAcgtataatataattaaatagaaagaaaaaattatattatgttaggttctaaataataattaacttAAGTAGGctaataaattaggttaaatGTATTGTGTTTTCAGGAGTCTAAACACTCTAGGTTATATGGAGAAATAAGAGTGAATGATATTTCAGCTGCAGTGAGTTTTTTCACTATAGGATTTTTGTGTGATTATCTTATCTCAAAGAGCTTAACTAAAAAGTTTAAAGTTGCCAACGTCCATTTTAGTTCCTACAAATTAGGACATAAAAGTTAAAGTGTCTAACGTTTATTTGAATgttaaaatcatttttcttatcCACCTTAGTGCCTCCACTCATAACtcattatttttgagaaatctcAATTGCATACTTGATCAAGTCAAATCCTACACAACTAAATATGCCCAAACCATGCAATTTCATTATTCatttaactttattaataattattatttcatCTACAACATTGTGCAAAGTTCATGCAAAACAATTTCTATTGAGTTTTGACCATTGCACACATTACACATTGAGGACTATTTGGCCACGTGTTTAAATGCAGCTACAGACTAAATTTATAGCCACGtttaaaaaacgtggctatagtcAAGCTAAAGCCACATTTTTCAAACGTGGCCATAgttcttattaaaataataataaaataaaatagaaaggtCCTATAGCCACATGTTTAAAATGCGGCAATAGCTCCTAACCAAAAAATGCGgctataaaaatgtaaaaacgtTGCTGTAGATGTATTCTATAGCCGCGTCTTAAACACGTGGCTATTGTTGCATACTTTAAGCTGCGATTACTTAAAACGCAGCTCTAGCCCGCTTGTAGCCGCTTTTTGcaaacgcggctaaaaaaaCGCTGCTATAACCCATGTGGTTTGTAGTACTTGCTTCCATCTTAATATCCTCAGTGATATAACCATGAATGACACTGATCAATGGAGTTGATCTCCTTTATCATAGTGTCATTATCACCCTCAAAAGTTACCCCTTGCAGACCCATTCGTGCGGCGAAGGCTTCAACTTCCTCCACCATTGATGGCAATAGGAAGCTTGCACGCACTAAGCGCCGCAATAGGCTACCCACTTGAGTCCCATAGAACAACCCCAATCCCCGCCTTGTCGGACTCCTTGAAGACAGCACCATTGAAGTTTGCTTTAATATATTCTCCCTCCAGATGCACTTGGAGGTTGTATCCTACGAGAACACAATTGCACCGTGTGAACCTGGTTGTGTCTCACATATTCTTGCAATAACTCAAGTGCAAGCAACACTATGGATCTAAAGGGTTGTACCATGTATTTCTTGCATTCAGATCTTGTTTCTCCTTCACCACAGACACCATTAACTTTGGTTGGGATTTCTTCATTCAGAGCTCATCAAGGGCTTCACCTTGTCTAGGAGTTGTAGATCCCATACTACAATCCATAATCTTTATTGCTGGTCACTGGGAAGAGCCATAAGGTTGTAACACCAGCCGTTGGTTCTCCATAAGCAACGGCATTATAAATTAGCTTTGGCTTcatggttcaaaaatacctcCTTAACCAAAGACCCTCTCCATCGATCTCATAGTGTTTTCCACTACCAGTTGGTTTACTGTGGCACCTTGTGGTAGAAGCCTTAGTGGAGTTAACCCAAAGAGGAAGATTTCACAAAATGTACATCCAAATCCAAAAGCTTGTGTTGGGGGAACCAAAATTTGACTACTTGTGATCATTCTAAAAACAAGCCCGCGAGAGTAATGTTCAATACCATAAAAGACTTGAATGTTTCTCCAAGTAACATCTTATCCAATAAGTAACATTTTAAGTggtattaatattaatatttacataTCACCTTTGCTcatgtcaatattttatatctattacttagggtgcgtttgtttcacTGGTAAATCagtttcagaaaatattttacacatttgCGTGTGTTTGGCAGCAActaaaaatttggtcaaactgaaaatCACTTACACTTTGACCATAAAATACCTTTCCCCACCCATAAAGctatttccatttttattttacctttaaTTCATTTCTTCCTCTCACGCACTCTCTCGGGTTCTCACACTCTCCCTCACGCCAGTCCGAGCTCCACACTCTCCCTTACGTCAGTCCAAGCTCCACCTACAGTCCGACGAGCGCCGTCACTCTCCCATAGTGAGTTTCCTCCACTGTTTCTCATCATTTCAGTCCGACCCAGCCTCTACAATAGCCAATCCACACACCTCCGACCCACCCTCTACAGAAGCCGATCCACCCACCTCCAACCCACACACTACGAAAACCGACCCACACACCTCCGACCCACCCTCTACAAAAGCCGTTCCACCCACCTTGACCCACACACCTCCGACGCACCCTTTATAAAAGCCGACCCACACCTTCGAGCCACCCTCTACAAAtgctactctctctctctctctctctctctctctctctctatatatatatatatatatatatatatatttattagattatttatttaaatacatatttaattatttatttactttttttaattatctagttatttatttaattattgatttcaGAAATTAACTTTTGTTGGTGTTACAATTATACAAAAATAGGAATGCAATGTGATTTGTTGGTGTTAAAGCTCATTTAAGTGcttttcttgatgtttttgttgATGGGTATTCTACTA
This genomic stretch from Castanea sativa cultivar Marrone di Chiusa Pesio chromosome 1, ASM4071231v1 harbors:
- the LOC142618606 gene encoding putative magnesium transporter NIPA4; the encoded protein is MAVRSPAAMSSTSWREEMSSDNIKGLVLALSSSFFIGASFIVKKKGLKKAGASGVRAGVGGYSYLYEPLWWVGMITMIVGEIANFAAYAFAPALLVTPLGALSIIISAALAHIILRERLHIFGILGCVLCVVGSTTIVLHAPQEREIHSVTEVWELAMDPAFLMYAALVITAALILIFYFIPQYGQTHIMVYIGVCSLVGSLSVMSVKAIGIALKLTLSGMNQLIYPQTWVFTVVVIACVLTQMNYLNKALDTFNTAVVSPIYYVMFTSLTIVASVIMFKDWDRQSPTQVITEICGFVTILSGTFLLHKTKDMSDGLSSSMAMRLSKHSEEDGLNGEGIPLRRQESLRSSV